The window AATCACATCCGCTTTATATGAAGTGCTCTTTAATAATATGGAGCCAAAAGAAGCAGTTGATCAATTAATGATTCGGATGAAAAAACGAGAAATCGATGAAATGTAGTAGCATAAAACGAAAAGATTAGCCCCTCTTTCCGTGTGTGTTTGAACAAGCACTGAAAGATGATAAATTGTCACATTTAAGGAGGTATGCGCGCATACCTCCTATTCTTTTGGTAGTGAAAACGTTATAATTATTAGCGGAATGGAAGTAACTAGTTATGAAGGGCGGTTTTATCGTTGCAACACATCTTGCAAAGTATGGATCCTACATATTTATTGCTCGCATCAGCTCGTGGACCTTTAGATACTATGAGTGCACTTGATGTCATGTGGGTTTCGTTTTATTCAATTGGCTTACTATTATTTTCCGTAATTGTGATTTCTGCTGTACGTAAATGGGTACATAATACTTTCTTATCATTTATTTTTCGGTTGATTGCGTTCGGGATGTTTTTAGTAGGGTCAATACTGATGGTGCTCGTAATCTTTACGTGGCCAAATTAATGATGGGGGAAGAAAATATGAAATGGTCTAAACTATTGCTAATTTTTTCACTCGCGACAATTGTCTTAGCTGGCTGTGGTTCGCCTACTAATTTTGATCAGTCGAGCTTGCGTCCGGATGTTGATATGTTAGCAAGCGTCCAAAGAGCAGTGGATGAATACCAAAAAGATACGGGTGTTTTACCAATCAAAACACGAGATCAAGATACGGATATTTTTATTAAGTATTTAATTGATTTCGACAAGCTTGTTCCAAAATACATAGGTTCATCGCCAGCTAATGCGTATGAAAAGGGTGGCATTTTCCAATATATGATTTGGGATCCAGAAGAAAATCCGACTGTAAAACTGGTCGATTTACGTGCCCCTGAACGTATGCGCGAAGTAAATATTCGTTTCTCTGCATCGAAATATCCACAGTTCAAAGAAAAAATAGTTGAACATGTGTATACAATTAATTTTGAAAATATTGGTTACAAAGAAGATGTTACGGTTCCAAGTCCGTATTCAAATAATGAATTGCCGATTTTAGTCACTTCAGAAGGTAATTTGTATGTGGATTATTCAATCGACTTATACCAATACATGCAGGACAATAACATTACGGCGACACCAGGCGAGGACATTCGAGAGCTGTTAGTGGATGCCTATTCGGTCGTCCCAGCGTATTCTTTACCTTACACAGTCGATGAAAATAATGAACCGGTCATTATGTATGATCCATTGAAAAAAGAAAAATAATGCTTAAAAGTCTCGTACATCTGATGTGCGGGACTTTTTCATATTTAGAAAAAAGAAAACATATAGTATTGTTGAGAGTGCTTCAAATTTGGACATCAAACAGGTTAAGTTAATGCATCTCGATGTTCATGTAGATTGTGAAGTTTTGTAAAAGGGAGGAACTGCAATTAGCGATCAAATTTTTCAGCAACTCGCGGAACGAACAAATGGCGATATTTATATTGGGGTAGTGGGTCCGGTTCGAGTAGGGAAGTCAACATTTGTTAAAAAGGTCATGGAAGGCGTTATTTTACCGAATATTACAAATGCGGAAGATCGTATGCGTGCGATGGACGAGTTACCACAAAGCTCTCCTGGACCCGTTATTATGACCTCTGAACCAAAATTTGTTCCGGCTCAGGGGACAACGGTTACAATAGGAGAAAGTGAAATGCCATTCCGCATTCGACTCGTCGATTGTGTTGGATATGTCATTGATGGTGCAAAGGGTTACCAGGATGAATCTGGACCGAAATACGTTCATACGCCATGGCATAATGAACCGATTGCATTCCAAGAAGCAGCGAAAATGGGTACCGATAAAGTCATTCGAGATCATGCGAATCTTGGGATTGTCGTGACAACGGATGGTTCAGTAAATGGCATGAGTCGAGCAGCTGCACAAGTAGCCGAAGAGAAAATTATTGAGCAATTGACAGACATTGGCAAGCCTTTTGTTTTAGTTTTAAATAGCTCAATGCCAACCTCGAATGAAACGATCAATCTGCGCAATGCCCTAATTGAACGCTATGATGTGCCTGTAATTGCGATTTCAGTCGATAAGTTACAACCATCAGATGTGGCGTATATTTTACAAGAAGCGTTATTTGAGTTCCCAGTAAGTCAAATCGAGGTTGAGAAGCCGGATTGGCTAGAAATATTAGATGATCATCATGAATTAAATGAAACTTTATCATTTGCAGTGGAGCAATTGCAAGATGGATTAATGAAAATTAGAGATGTTGATTCAGCTAGTGCCATTTTACAGCAAATTGATTTTGTAGAAAAATGCAATGTCGAAAGAATGGACCCAGGAACAGGTATCGCTACGTTAAGAGTGGCGGTTGATGGGGAAACGTATAAAAGGGTTTGCCAGCAATGGTTAGAAAAGCCGGTAGACACGAAAAAAGATTGGTTATTATTTATAAAAGAAGCTGCCGAGGCAAAACAAGCTCAGAAAAGATTCCGTGAAGCGATTCAAGATGCGCGAGAGGACGGTTACGGTGTGACACTGCCAGCTATGGATGAATTTATCCCTAGTGAACCGGAATTAATTAAACAAAATAACTTTTTCGGCGTACGTATGAAGGCAACCGCGCCATCGTATCATATTATTCGTATCGATATGGAAGCGGAATTTTCACCGCTAATTGGCTCTGAATTCCATAGCCAACATTTACTGAAGGATTTACAACATGCGTATGATCATGACCGTCAGGCTTTGTGGGAAACACAATTATTCGGTACGCCATTACATGAAGTGTTAACAGAAAGCATTCGCTATAAAATGCAAGTTGTACCAACTAGTGCAAAAAATCGTATGCGCTTAATGATGGAACGAATGGTGAATGAAGGGGAAAAAGGTCTAATTACGTTCATTATTTAAAGGAAGTCACAGGATTTTTTTAGGGATTTTATCGAGCATGCTCGATAAAATCTGGACTCAATTACGCCAAGTTGTAATTAATAGTAATCGACAAAAAATGTACAGGACAGTTCACTTTATGGGTGAAATGTCCTGTAATTTGTGTTTTTGCACAAAAAATACTAAGTTTTAGGCAAAACATACATGAATACAGTTGCGCCGCGGTTTTCTGTGTGTTACTCTTTTTACAGGATTTAGATTCATGACCCTTTGAGAGGAGGTGAATGGTGTGAATAAAACAGAATTAGTAAACGCTGTTGCTGAAGCGGCAGGTCTTTCTAAAAAAGATGCTTCCAAAGCGGTTGAAGCTGTATTTGATACAATTCAAGATGCTCTTGCAAAGGGTGATAAAGTACAATTAATCGGTTTTGGTAAC is drawn from Solibacillus sp. R5-41 and contains these coding sequences:
- a CDS encoding DUF2768 domain-containing protein — protein: MQHILQSMDPTYLLLASARGPLDTMSALDVMWVSFYSIGLLLFSVIVISAVRKWVHNTFLSFIFRLIAFGMFLVGSILMVLVIFTWPN
- the spoIVA gene encoding stage IV sporulation protein A produces the protein MFQQLAERTNGDIYIGVVGPVRVGKSTFVKKVMEGVILPNITNAEDRMRAMDELPQSSPGPVIMTSEPKFVPAQGTTVTIGESEMPFRIRLVDCVGYVIDGAKGYQDESGPKYVHTPWHNEPIAFQEAAKMGTDKVIRDHANLGIVVTTDGSVNGMSRAAAQVAEEKIIEQLTDIGKPFVLVLNSSMPTSNETINLRNALIERYDVPVIAISVDKLQPSDVAYILQEALFEFPVSQIEVEKPDWLEILDDHHELNETLSFAVEQLQDGLMKIRDVDSASAILQQIDFVEKCNVERMDPGTGIATLRVAVDGETYKRVCQQWLEKPVDTKKDWLLFIKEAAEAKQAQKRFREAIQDAREDGYGVTLPAMDEFIPSEPELIKQNNFFGVRMKATAPSYHIIRIDMEAEFSPLIGSEFHSQHLLKDLQHAYDHDRQALWETQLFGTPLHEVLTESIRYKMQVVPTSAKNRMRLMMERMVNEGEKGLITFII
- a CDS encoding HU family DNA-binding protein gives rise to the protein MNKTELVNAVAEAAGLSKKDASKAVEAVFDTIQDALAKGDKVQLIGFGNFEVRERAARKGRNPQTGMEIEIAASKVPAFKPGKALKDAVK